In Mya arenaria isolate MELC-2E11 chromosome 1, ASM2691426v1, the genomic stretch ACTTGAACATTGTAAAACTGTAGGCTAACTCATTTGTACTTTAAGCATATAAAGATTTCCGTTCATAGTGTTGAAATACACAAATACTTCAAGaaaatttcaaatctgtttCTGCCATTTTCTTACCTAATGATTATAATTGAGACTTTCTGCTTATtatcttaatattaaataactatCATTGTCTGAAACCTTGATGGCACAATGATATTGTTTCGAAAGAACtacacaagaaaaaaacaatagtaAGCGTATGGTAAATTTTAATCACATTTCAAAActtattgtagtttttgtacctatatacattatatatacaaatgtgcatgcaaattgatgaaaaaatgaTGCACCCAATTAcagataaaaacaatgatattagGAAAAAAAACGGTGAAAACCGATAACCGTATAGATAATTAGTATATGAAAAATTATATAGCATaccgtttttcattttataattgaGTTGGAGTATAACATCCCTCAGCACGCAcacttaaaataacattaaatgtgataaaatactgttaatttatgaaaatgatatgaaaataaaatagcaagaaacatatgacaaaagatACTAGCCATATATTATTATCTGTGGTGACATTTTTATCCATGTTTAGAATGAGAACTTTAACTACCAGACTCATTAACTAATGCACGAGGGATCTATCTGTCGCAGAAACACTTTAATACTTTCTTCAGCTTGAAAAGCAGCATGCATGGAACACGAACAACACACCACCTATCCGAACATATTTATGCaccttatacatgtatgtagtgtgTAGTGGGATGTGTATGTATCACCGGTTTTCCGCGTTGCCATCTATGtctaaaactttaaataatgtaaatcaGGTATCAAAAAAACGTAAACACTTTCAAATCAAATTGCAGCTTCATTTTAGTTTCAACACGGCTGTCTTCTTTGCAGACTTGCAGACAAGAAAACGTAACGACAAACGATATGTATGCATAAGGTTCTCCGATATTTCTCTAGTTATGTCAGACAGCTTATCCGTGTTCAACATTCAAGTATTTGAAAGTCCACGTACTAAGGAGATATTAAAAGAAACCtatgatttcattatttaattccATTGTTGCTGGAGTGGTGTTCCCGGTTCATTCGAAAGTCACACAACGACAAAGAGCAAAATACAACTATTTAATGCTTGGGCTCGGGACTGAGAATCCGACCAGTTAACCAAACTTTCTACACCATATTttagttgaaaaaatattttgccagGGACCAAGGCTGTGCTTACAAAGCCTTGTTTCCCATGGGtataaaataattgcaatatttatataaattccgtGTATCATACACAATTTATATACTCAAGCAGAAACCATAAATCCAACGAATCTGTGACGCGTTTGGTTACGAGATCCAGAATAAGAATCCGTTATACCTGTGAAAAAGCCCGCCTTTGCACATGCTTTATTTCTGGGTCTGTAAAACATCCCGCATTAGCTAGTTATAATGACCGACCAAGTATTTAGTTTTTGTACCATATCGCTGATCGACAAGGACATCTATCGTGTAGGGAACAGTGCAAAAATAAGAATGAGCGATCGACTACGTAAAGTCAACATGCTCGAGGATTAGGTCCCATCTTGCACAGGGGTCAGGTTTCAAATAACCCGGGTGTTCGGTCCAACCTAGTCGCAGGTGTCAGGGCTTGTTGTACTCCTGCGGAACGAGAACTACGAGCGTAACAGTGACGGTAACGGCAATGAATCCCAGCAGCAGGAGCCGGTCAATAACGAGGGCCAGCTGCTGCCATTCCTGACGTAACAGATCCCGCCGGTCCTGGAAAATGAACGGTGGGTATTGTAAAAACCTGCATATGAGGCGAAACGGATTGGACCCGTCTCATATCACATTTTACCTGAATACACactataaattatgtcataaaccAGCGTACCAATTTTCCGAACGTATTGGAGAGTCTGAATACTGCGAAGTATTTAGAACAATGTTGCGATTCGAAAGTTACATCTTTCGTTATTTTTAGGAAGTTTTAGTAAAGGAATGTATTGATGCTTAAGgctttattatgttttgatgcttgctataatacaatatttaattgcGATGTGGGaacaacacatattttttattttactggcAAAGTTAAATGAGTACCTGTTCTGCTAATCtaatctcatttttttcaatcgtCTGATAAACCTTCCTGAGCACACGAACTAGCTGCTCTTCATAACCACCCGATGGCGCACCGATCCCACTCTCCCCCATTCCCATTCCCATAGTAACGCCCCCAGGCATGAAGCGACCGGAAATGCCGCCATTTTGGGAGGGTTTCTCTTGTTCAAGGTCCGGAGGACGCTCGTAAGAGGAACGCTCGTTGTATAGACAGTGCTCGTGTGAGGGGATCCGGGTCTGCAAGAggatttaataaatacaaattcatTAGTGTAACTAATAGACTTCTATTGTTTGAGTACATGCTTTCGTTTGAGTACAAATTATCATCgtagaaaacatttttgtacatatttattatCTCGGATTTTTATCGCTAGAACACCAGAGACAGCAAGCGGTAGTATTGCTAATCACTTGAATGTCCATTTAAAGAGCGAGCAAGTTTTACAAACTAAAGAGCATTCCAGAACTGGTCCAGGAGGCTCCGGATGGTCAAGCTTGATACACTGACTTCGAGCtacataacataatattgttCCTACCCCAATACTCACCAAGCCGGGTCCCGGTGGCTCTGGAAGGTCTAGTTTGATACATAAAAGCCGAGCAACTATCCCAAAGAACACCCGTTTCACCGTTGGTGGTATCTCGATACCCCGGGCGCCCTTGTGGTGAATGTTGAGCGTCAACACCGTCATCGCCGTAGCCGAGGAAACGATCGCGATAGTTATCCCGTAGTATAGACCTGATGAAAGAGAAACAGTTATATTAacctttgaaataataaaagatgAACTGTTTAAATCGTATGGTAGTCCATGCATCATAATAATCAAGTAAGCACTTTTCCGTTTGCTTTAATCGGTGattgtgttgtcttgtgaccCTATAAATGTATCACAAAGTACAAGTATGGGGTGAAGAAGTCATGCTTGATCGAAGAATCCTTCTTGAAGCAAAGTAATGAATATGGCGTAATATAAAGGTATTCCATTCTGCAAGCATCGTCTGGCATCTCCATATTTTCATTAactgtaatttaatattttataatctgtatcccatttttttgttattatttcgGGAAAATGAGAAAAGACCGACATaaaagttaaatgtatttaaacaaagttttggCTAAGAATAAAAAGAAGtctaagaaaaaaacattcgcACACAGAGAGTCAAATTGCTTTCAGAGGACTAAAGTTATTGCAGACTTGCATAATGGGTATAATGGTATTTAATGTGTCGTGTTACAGAACATAATCAAATACACAAAGTTTGATAAGTTAATGGCAATTTAGGAGCGCGAAATTATTAACGACTTTGTAAAATAACGCGAATTATTATCCATATATATGTAAAAGAACACAGCTGTCTGATGAATTATTTCCCCCAAAACGCAAAGATTTGTGcaacatgttttttactttttacattttttgtatgCAAAATTATGCATCAATTCATTTTAGCtgatataaaatcaattattcATCCACTCGCTTTTTCGTAGATCgctcatataaaaatgaaatgatttgaaCCTCTTGTAACCTCACGTCTGTGGGAAATCAGTTTGTTTCGacatgcttttttatttttgaagatttGCCAAGACAAAAAAGCATTTTATGCAACGATTAATTGACAAGGATTCAAGtgtgtttttgtaatgaaaatacaTAGTTCTATTGCATTTATCTTAGCAATTATTTCCTCTTTTACAAGCTAGAaacaaaagaatatatattCGTCGTTCCAGAACTATATGTTTTCTAACACAAGAAAACGCCATAGATAATTTACACGACGCCTGGTTTGTAGAAACTAGCTTAGACACATTATTATCTTTTGGCGCTATCAAACGCAAACTGGTCACAGACTGTTAATTAACTATTGTATcagtatttcaaatttcaattttcaaatgcCATATATAGAATGaccagtaaataaataaatacaccaaTTCAGGTTGGTACAACATTTTCTCTTGCacaatatttatacttaatttATCATCATTTTCGCTGGAGTGATGTGAATCATCACAATCAATTACAAATCCAATCTCTTTGTCTGCCTTTAGGTATTGATATCAAAATGgaataattttaacattcaGAAAATCTCCTGTCAGTAGGAAGGTATTTGCTTCGATACGGGATGgtttacaaaaaagaaagatttaTTGTATTGAAAGATGTAGTGTCAGCAGGGATTTACGTTTCaagattgatatattttaacttttatattatacatttctATGGAAAATGATAAGCGAGTTCTGGGAAAAATATGGTCTCATATTGAATTCAGAATAAGTGGTTGCACACTAAccttaacatttatatatatacatttccTTCAATTTACCTATGTTCGCCAGAggatttcatttaaatctgCTTGGCACAGCATGTTTGATGTTTTGCATAAACATATAGTTTAAGTTGCATTTTGATTACGACGAAGTGACAGAAATAAGGCATATTCTTTTGTTTCTAATTGAGATGCTTGGACAGAAATTTCTACCTGTCCCAGCATAATATTCCGTATGCATATTTGCTAGGTTACCAtattagcgcagtggttagtgcactcgcttctcacctaggcaacCAGGGTTTGAATCCCGGCCTGTGCGAatgaaagtttggtttgtgtttaCCAAGCCGGGCAAGAGGGCAttctccgggtactctggtttctcccacaacacaagaccacaatcTCATCTTATAAAACgcaaatgatttatataatgttgtattaactcgtttcacaatcgttgtaaaataaataagttttaattaatCAATATACAGATATGCTGCTTATGACACAATATGTTACAGCTGTCTAAGAtttgtcttgtttatttttagaaaaaaatactcatACGTTCTCAAGTATTCGAGCTTTTCATTTGAAACGTTTCGTCGATTATTTCGGAAAACATTTACGCCTCAGTCACATAAACTACCATTTATCCATACATTCTATGACAAAGAATGTATAACACAGCAGTCTCGGTTGGATATATAATGACTGAAATGACTTTGCTTGTAACTTGTGCAAACATGTAAAGGGCCATGAGGAGCTGTTTCCCATGTATGTTTTCCCCAcaaattttgatttgttttatcgAAGTGATACTAATTGCTTTAACTATAATGAtaactttttgtaaaaaatgaatatacacACGAGTTTTCTATCGACAAAATTCATTTCTATAGGTTGGATATTAAACACCGATAGGCATTTCGGGGtagttttttcataaaatttataagACAAGAATTGtctaaaatctaaaaaatcTAAGCGGATATTTAAACTATGTGGACTTGCTGAAACTACCGCATACTGTTGGATAAACAGACATTGATTTACTTTATATCTACGAATATCTCACGCGTTCGACACTTATCagccaaattaatgtttagttatttaaaaaaaaaaatagtttgcaCTTTTTAGTTCgcagataaaaacaaaaaataaaaagcacaaAATGTTTGAGTAAtgaaacaatttgtacatgtcCAAGAATTGACGAACATACATTGTAcaatttgttcatgttttatgttaaataacaGGAAATTTTCCAGTATATTTAGGGCGGAATCTTAATAGCTTGAGTACCATATAAGCGCCTGTAAAAACAGAACATGTTATtatacaatgatgaaaataatttatatatcattgattttctaaacatatatattcaataGTCAATTCCATAAAGTTgtcgaaaattaatttttatgtcaatatcggagaaaaaagtaataataaatgCTCATattgcaccatttcggacttgAAATTACACCCCTGCCAACAATTTAAACCATTTGAATGTCGGGTCAAAGAGATGggcgaatgtcaaaaggttatgcCTCTAACTTACGCCCCtttttaagtaaattatttAATCTTCCCCTGTtattcacacacacacacactcacacacacacacacgcccacatgtacgcacgcacgcacacacacacactcccTCATGAAGAGTATTTCAGCATTAACAGTATTCGTAATTGCTGTTGAATGTCATTGAGTAAAGACAACATGGCACTGCAAAAAGAAAGGTGAGTTCATATTTCATATGTCTAGagccatgttcttttttaaatagaattatGATCCCTGAGACAAAATTCAACATATCATGGAGTCATTAATCATTTTACACCATGACGCATAGAGTAGACACGCAAGATAAACATGCTAGAAGTTGACAGACACCGACTTTAATATATTAATGCGTTCCAATTCTGGATATAACAATAAGagattgaaaacatatttctttctCTAAAAGTGCTTGTACACACATATGCAACTTTTCCTCTATTGACATCTTATgcaaaataagaaattgttGCTTGCGTAAAATTATTCCATTAAATCAATCACGCGTCGAACCGTTATAATTATCAGCAATACTCGTATATCTGTatcagttttaattaaattcaagaGCGAGAAAAGCTTGCATTATTGGGAGGTTTTCCGCGCGATTACTTGaaggaaaataataatatggtgatttcagattaaaaaatcaaatataccGGAGAAAGATGATATATCTTTGTTTGttcttcaaaattaaatacatgtacttctttACACCTAACGGCAAGAAAAAATAGTTAACAGTATATAAGTAATAATACGACATAGCAGGTTAAGCTCCAGAATGAGGAACCAAAATATAAAGAACTTCTTTGTACATAGAAGCTCAATAAATTATGCTTccatatttcattcataattTGAGTGATCAAGGTACACAAATTCATGCACCcagcaatatttcattttcatcataCGTTGTAGACAAATAGTGGTTCGGAGAGCATTCTTGAATGTCCGACGtgcaataaatttaatatttcctCAAGATATAagcaaaataacaatttaaacatcATAATAATATCAGAGATGCGAATACATCTGGGCTTTGATTGAGCTTTCAAGCTGCATGTCCAGAATCTCTCTTAAAATGGCGGTGTAATCATGCTGCAATTGAAGCATTGTGTAAaacgaaacaaaataatatatatgtgccAATTAAACACTATATCAGGATATTCACATATTCATCACGAAAACATCCAAAAATCGTTACAAGGCCTGTCAATTAGCTGCAAGTTTAGAAGAGTTGTGAATGCCTATAAAAACGTTCTGTAAAACCACCTGCCGTCTTGATATAGCATAGCACTTGGATGAACAAATATTTCGACACTAAGGCATTCAAATGTCCCATAACAAAAACCGTGGctctctttttattttattttttatcagagCTGAAAACAGAATAATGACATGATAGGAATTGTGTGCCAAAGCAGCTTGTTTTCGTAATATATTAGCAGTAGAAATTCATTCAAATTGATAACACGTAGAGGATACAGAATATGTTGATCGATGTTTATCTGAGAGTGACTAACTGCTGTTTTTTTGTTGCTGAATTGCAAACCTCAAAACCCAAAAGCACTAGAAAGACACAAAAAAGCACCTTTATTAGGTTACTTGATTTCTGAATAAACTATGCATTTCATAATTCCTTCTTTGACCAATCGTCGGCATCTGCACTACTCTTTCCGTTTACCAGAGACAGAGGGAAATTGAGTATCGGGTGTATCGGGCAATGTCTTTAAACATGCAAGTACGAAAGTCTGGTTCGTTAATCCAATATGGTGGTGCTTGTTCATTCCTTGCAAAATACGCATTCGAAGTTGCTTTTGAGACATAGAGTTAAAATAGTGATCCTGAATGTCCAAAATGCAAACTATATCCTTAAGGTTAAGCCCAAAGTGCATTCCAAAATCATTATAATGCCATCGATCCGTTAACAGTTGATCTCTAATTGTTATATCAAGACAGGAAATATCTGCACGATTCTAGTCCAAATGTGAATTAAAAGTGATTGTGTAATTGTGATGCAAGAGAAGCATTTtgaaagataataataaaaaatatcaaaagcagTCTAAAGTATTTCACACAAAATATTCgcgatatttattttgtatgtccTTTCAAGTATCCATATAATTTGGAATTCCAGTTCAACAAACTTTtgaatttcacattttaaattatctatttGGGTCCAATCTCGAAGgtatttttccaataaaaagCCTCATGCTTCTTAGAAGTATAATAAATAGCATCTTCTCTTCAGTTCATCCTTTCGTCACGCACattacaaatcaaaacaaatgttctgttctgtttttcCTTTCGTCACACATATAAGAAAGTGAATACGCTGTATTAATTGATTGTCAAGCAAAATTAGCACGTtctaatttaatatttgaaatacattgttCTTCACACTCAGTCTCatattctattttcatatatatgtgaTTAATTTCCATCCTCGTAAATATAGGAAAATCATACTGGGGAGCACTAATTCAATCTCAAACTAATGATTTTTACAGCATAAACACAGTATTATTGATTGCTGTTAAATGTCAAACACATACAAAAGAAAACACGAGAGAGTTTCAAGAGATACTTTCGGCTAATTGGTTTACTAGATTTATGACATAGAGAATTAATGTTCATAATCGATCTACGTTTAATGCTTAAACCATCtgcaaataaacaattatgGTCTGCATGTTTTCTCCTTGAGCAAGTTATTGGTTCAATAATGAGTTTTATGCTAACACATATGAAAGCAAAGCAGAGATAAATATAAGTTACATGACATGTACCGTACGAGAAACACTTTTCGCAGTAACTTATCATTTAACATAATTGATATTCACGATCAAACACGTTTATTATACTTTTGCACCCTGATTGTACAAGCCCAATGGCAAATGACGTTCCAAATATCTGCCGTTGATTTTGCACAAAGAGAAAATGccgaaaacaaattaatattcttatttttacgTCAGGTACGTTTGAACTCACATTTTATGGCCCGGAATTCTAAAAAAGTGCTAGCGTGTTACACGAATATGCAAGAGCACGCAAGCGCTGACATGCATTCTGTAGATTGTACTAAAAATCGGAATTAATTATACTTCAAATCGGAACAAGGAGAGGTCATTGCCCGACTTCTCTTTAATGACaagaataataatatctgtcatgtgtttccgttccggataaaAGATCCGACCCGAAGGCACCTTCGTTACAAGGTAACGCGACTTGCCGAGTTACCGacaacgcagcgtgcccgagggtcgatTTATTCTATCCGGAATGGACACACATGAAAGATATTTTTCTAGCGTACCttaaatcaatttgttttgtgaatgaaatacataaaaagcgcatttttgttcatttcaccaaaaagcgcgtgcgatgatgtttactgacgtcattgcgcgttgtaatttgtattcactgcatacgtcaataagttcctacGACATCACgtttttaagggttattttgttttgttttgaagatatatttttgtcaagttaatgtttatggaacttaTCTATTGAAATCGCACATTTatggttacataaagtgtataataaaataaataaaaagtattacgtcacagcgcgtgactcatctggcatagggggtgccagatggaattttccagcacggctgaattcaccggataTGCCTTTCCGGTGAGCTAAAATGAATAAGATGAGACAACCTCAACAGTTTTTCGATCATATCCTTATCCATGTCTTGTCACTATTGATACTCTGTTCATTTATTACCAGCATCCCGGAAGTAATAATTTTACACGAAGAAATTAAAAAGAAGGATTACTCAGGCGAAACTCATATAATCTCTGATTAACACATATTTTCGGACATGCATTTGATTGTCGGCCGGTAATTGAGTGGTGAAGATCATTCaaggtttattttgtttttattgaactaCGGCCGCCCTGAGAGTTGATAACGTATTATTACAATTGCAGACCAGAAcgatatgtttataatgatcaTGTACTTTTAGATTTTGATCAAAATAAGATTTGCAAGGTAACACAAATTTGGgaacttaaaaacaaatgttagcgttgaatatatatattatttaacctATAAATATAGCTTAATCTACAACACTATGAAGGTGAAAATATAATAAGAGATAAATGTAACAAATCGACACTTCCGGGTTTCCTACTGTCTCATCAGCTCTGcggccaattgtataaacatatttaccCAGGGTAATATTTAACCGGCGGTTTTTTTTCTGGTAAATTGGCGGTAAGCACTTGTATAATCATAGGTTAAGATTTTACCGCGGTAATATCTACCCTCCTCCAAGAGATGGGTAAGTTGATTTACCCTCTCAGTTACCGGAATCAAGATGACCGACTAGACATAAACAAACGCTCGATTCACACCTCATTTTGtcgattttaaagaaaaattgaaaCTTCATGAATAGAAAACTGTTCCATTACATCCATATCAATAAAAGACAGGAATACAGAGGAAAGAAATCACCAATAACCAATGTGTGAAGAAAtgtatgctttaaaaatattccaagGAACcaatttcataaacataaacagTGACACAAGAAATCTCagtttaagaatgtatttaccTTGTTTCGCGTTAAAATAATTCCAACATCTTTCTAAATTCAATGCAATGGTTGGAGACCAACACTTGAATGCAGGTCTCGACCTTATTGTGAACAAATGCATCCCACTTCGGacatattttgagtattttgcacataaatatttaaaattaattttaaccGCCTGTAATCATTGAACAACAAATGacagctatgacgtcattttctatAAAGGAGCCTCAGTCTATTTCTACAGTTTTCTTTTGTATAGAGGCACCCAATGGGGTGATTGCTAACCAAATACTGTACAGAGCCttgataatataaaagtatactgaatatttgataaaaacaacagctgTGGTAAGACCTAAGGactcaaacaaaaacaacataccCAAGTATGATCTTTTGTGTtcgttaaaatttatatatactgTTACATATACAGAACAGTTCTGTGTTTAACATGTCACGTTTAGGttcaattgtacacaaccatttcataattgtgataacgaatataaataatcatttcagGCTTTTTATCAGCGAAAGCCACCGGAGCTAGTGTGATGTTAGAACATATTACAGGCACCAGATTAAAGACACCAAGAGCAGTGAGGAAATAATAAGGTGTTGCTTTTTCTTCTGTAAATTATCAGTAAACAAAGTAGTATACTGGCATTTGAGcgaaagcaaaatatttataactggtGTGTTTATTGTGAAAGCCATCATCTCTTACCGACGCTCTTGTTAACTTACCTTTCAAATTTATAGAATTACTATGGCCCTTAGGGAACGCTCCCCCCCAAAGAAAATGATTCAATATCATTTGgtcattattaataaacttaacTGATATATATTCAATGTCTCATGTAGATTAAACATCTGatgaatttgttaaatggttggATGCAGCATCTTATAAATGGAATTCTTGgaacaaatatatgaaatactgaaacaatggtacatattatattaaagatataaaTCTATTGATCACTTAAAGGGAATCAGTGCATCATTTCTATGACAAGTGGAAACTGACTATAAATTCCTTAAGTGTCAGCGTGAGAAAAACGGACGatgccattatatttttttcaaagatattgttttttttggaatttcgTTTAAGCAAGTATGTTTTCTTgtcagtttatttttgtttttaaattattcagatatATTGTGCCATCATTACTTGCATCTCATTGCAATAATGTTCGCATTTTCCTGCGGTATGCGTTGACCGTTTTGTATGAAGTAAAGAGTAACACCTCAAGAATGAACCTACCCCTTGAAGGTTTGCATGATTTTATTGATCAGCCACAGAAGTGGCTTATAAATATTCTGTACTATATTGTTTGGTAACTTGTTTGACCGATTTAATTAAGTTTGTCATTAAATCTgccttttaaaagaaatacaaagaattttataaaaatgaaatgtggaagattttattataaaaatgataccTCCAAGCTgttaagaaaatgacgtcactctATAGCATTATGGGACAGTTTGGTAAAATTTACCTGGTTAAACTTTCACCCTAACCTGGTAAATTTACCGCCTTTGTAATCACTTTTATACAAACGCATTTACCGGCTTTGTAATATTACCACGGAATTTACCGGTGGTTTTACTTACCGAggtaattatttaccattgtttatacaattggctggttaAAATGAAAACCGAGAAAAGTATAAAGTGTCCGAATATGAAACAGTTTAACAGAGAAACGGTGAACAGCGATGAAAACGGGATTAACTGGAAGGCCTGtccttttttcaatattgaataGCTGCATTTTACTTAACATGAGTATGAGAGGGACAAGATTCGTCGAAGTGTCCGAATATGAAACATATTGACTGGGAAATGGTGAACAGCGTTTAGAACGGGATACGCAAACAGGCTTgttcttaaattaaatattgagAATATGCAGTTTTCTTTACAAGGTTTGAGCGGGGCGCGGATTTGTCGATATTTTATTAATGACGGTGTTTATGTTAGTATAATTCTCGTGTTCagacatataataaaataagagGGCCGCAGAGCGAACGCCAAAActcatgaaatatttgttttgtcaaacAAGGAACCTCACTTAACACTTAAAAGGTCAGGTTTAAGGCCAATGTTACACATGTCTCGCGTAGATTATCTGGCAACATGTTCACCGTTTTAAAACCTTGCAAATGTTGAAGATTTAGCACAACTATGCCGGCGACGACACTTAGGCTTTCACAATAGCTCGTGTTTCGTCTTCAAGAAACAGAAAACCCAAAGAATAAATGTATCAACCGGAAATGGACTCACCTATGAGCGGTACGACGTCCGATGTCGGCGGGAGACTCTCTGAGACTATCATGAGGAAGACGACGATGGACAGGAGTGTTGTAATTCCCATTGAAACCTTCTCACCACTCTCTGGGGGCATGTAGAAACCTACATGGTTACAGAACGAATTAGaagacatttattattattattattattattattattattattattattattattatcattattattattattattattattattattattattattattattattttcatcattattataataataacaataattgacATAAAGATTTTGATTTAAAGATAACGTTTATTTGCGAGTTTTCTTAACCTTTACTCACTGTCctcattaaaacatatacacgTGCAATATACCTTAAAAGTAAAACGGTATTACAAACTTCATAATATCATACATTAAAACTTTTACCAAATGTGGATATCCTAGGCTTTATTGACAATTAAAAAAGCGAGCGTCTCAAAAGACAATCCAGCAACATTCATATTACAACTATACGTATAACAGCATAATGCAACAGCAAAAATAATGGCACAACTAACGTTTTATCGTTTAACTAAACTTTAAGAAAATTAATGTCATCATCATTACCCAACAACGCCACCAGGGTGATCAGGATACACGGCATAACCATGTTAAACAGGTAGAAAAGCGGTCGCCgctttatcac encodes the following:
- the LOC128244897 gene encoding ligand-gated ion channel 4-like; amino-acid sequence: MDWLLMACLAIKAMLVMADENEYRLVRDLFVAYDKRVRPATHWSKPVNTTYGVALAQIIDVDEKNQIITTNCWLNQNWLDPKLRWEPQKYGNITVIGVPYTDIWKPDVVLYNNADSSSTVTSISSNVIIHYSGNVTWLSMSIFRSSCSIDVKYFPYDVQNCTMSFASWSFGIDQLNILSHSTEGDVSNYVHSSEWSLLEYTPRRQLEKFSCCPDDVPFMKYDIVIKRRPLFYLFNMVMPCILITLVALLGFYMPPESGEKVSMGITTLLSIVVFLMIVSESLPPTSDVVPLIGLYYGITIAIVSSATAMTVLTLNIHHKGARGIEIPPTVKRVFFGIVARLLCIKLDLPEPPGPGLTRIPSHEHCLYNERSSYERPPDLEQEKPSQNGGISGRFMPGGVTMGMGMGESGIGAPSGGYEEQLVRVLRKVYQTIEKNEIRLAEQDRRDLLRQEWQQLALVIDRLLLLGFIAVTVTVTLVVLVPQEYNKP